One part of the Thiothrix nivea DSM 5205 genome encodes these proteins:
- a CDS encoding paraquat-inducible protein A — protein sequence MGNGREVRTASDAGLIQCRVCGFLSKPPVRIGKREVMVCPRCGATIRRHEHNNSVEVTWALLIASVVLYIPANVLPVMSVYMLGQGQPDTIISGVLHLLEAGQWPLALIVFVASVVVPLLKLFVISFLLISIQRKSRWRPHERMQLYKVTEYVGRWSMVDVFVIAILTGLVQFGTLARIEANAGTLSFAAVVVLTMFAARTLDEHLIWDISHQEEHVA from the coding sequence ATGGGCAACGGGCGTGAAGTGCGGACTGCCAGCGACGCCGGGCTGATCCAGTGCCGGGTATGCGGTTTCCTGAGCAAGCCGCCCGTGCGTATCGGCAAACGTGAGGTCATGGTGTGCCCGCGTTGTGGCGCGACCATCCGCCGCCATGAACACAACAACAGCGTGGAGGTGACCTGGGCATTGCTGATTGCTTCCGTCGTGCTTTACATTCCGGCTAATGTGCTGCCGGTGATGAGCGTCTACATGCTGGGGCAGGGGCAGCCTGACACCATCATCAGCGGGGTGTTGCACCTGCTGGAAGCGGGGCAATGGCCATTGGCGCTGATCGTATTCGTGGCCAGTGTGGTTGTGCCCTTGCTGAAACTGTTTGTGATCAGTTTCCTGCTGATTAGCATCCAGCGCAAGTCGCGCTGGCGTCCGCATGAGCGGATGCAGTTGTACAAGGTGACGGAATACGTTGGCCGCTGGTCGATGGTGGATGTGTTCGTTATTGCCATCCTCACTGGTCTGGTGCAATTCGGCACGCTGGCGCGGATTGAGGCAAATGCCGGAACCTTGTCGTTTGCGGCTGTGGTGGTACTGACCATGTTTGCCGCCCGCACGCTGGATGAACATTTGATCTGGGATATTTCCCACCAAGAGGAGCATGTTGCATGA
- a CDS encoding Crp/Fnr family transcriptional regulator, with product MASQSADAPVKLKNRVIQLLRKSPLLQAFSLQQFDTLIQQAKMHQLAEGEMLFRQDQPLQEVFVCISGCIKLFHLTADGHEKIINIVSPGQNFAEAMLFTEGNVCHMNAAALKQAEVIGINADQFKAFLGESPSLCFSVMSLLSKRIQWLLDEVDRLTLHNATFRLVYFLLETHQHPNYCNIISLDVPKHVIASRLSVRPETLSRILKNLIEQGLISVHDHKIELVDVDGLKAMLSLGI from the coding sequence ATGGCATCCCAATCAGCAGATGCTCCCGTCAAATTAAAAAACCGTGTTATCCAACTTTTACGGAAATCCCCGTTATTACAGGCATTTTCCCTCCAGCAATTCGATACCCTGATCCAGCAGGCCAAAATGCACCAGCTCGCGGAAGGTGAAATGCTGTTCCGGCAGGATCAGCCATTACAGGAAGTTTTCGTTTGTATTTCCGGCTGCATCAAACTGTTCCACCTGACAGCCGATGGACATGAAAAAATTATCAATATTGTCTCCCCCGGCCAAAACTTTGCCGAAGCCATGCTGTTTACCGAGGGCAATGTGTGCCACATGAATGCAGCAGCCCTGAAACAGGCGGAAGTCATTGGCATCAACGCTGACCAGTTCAAGGCATTCCTGGGGGAATCCCCATCCTTGTGTTTCAGTGTCATGAGCCTGCTAAGCAAGCGTATCCAGTGGCTACTGGACGAGGTTGACCGCCTGACCCTACATAATGCCACTTTCCGGTTGGTGTATTTCCTGTTGGAAACCCACCAGCACCCCAACTATTGCAACATCATTTCGCTGGATGTGCCGAAACATGTGATTGCCTCACGCCTGTCCGTCCGGCCTGAAACCCTGTCACGCATCCTGAAAAACCTGATTGAGCAAGGCTTGATTTCTGTCCATGACCACAAGATTGAGCTGGTTGATGTGGACGGGTTGAAAGCGATGCTCAGCCTCGGAATTTAG
- a CDS encoding YceI family protein — protein MKQRLKLAAQILLPLLLLSQAVAADWVLDNDKSALYFVSIKKENVAETHTFKNLSGLITEAGQGSLTIDLASLETNIDIRNTRMRDHLFETSKFATATVSVDLTQTGLKPGIQTVKVILDLHGVKKEIPAVVAITEVGNTVQVASVAPVILDAAEFDLAGGLTTLREIGAVASISNAVPVTFFLSFAKQD, from the coding sequence ATGAAACAACGTTTGAAGCTTGCCGCCCAAATCCTGCTGCCTTTGCTCTTGCTTTCACAAGCGGTGGCTGCTGACTGGGTACTGGACAACGACAAATCCGCCCTGTATTTCGTTTCGATCAAAAAGGAAAACGTGGCGGAAACCCACACTTTCAAAAACCTTTCCGGCCTTATCACCGAAGCGGGTCAGGGTTCCCTGACCATCGATCTCGCCAGCCTCGAAACCAATATCGACATACGCAACACCCGGATGCGCGACCACCTGTTTGAAACCAGTAAATTCGCCACCGCCACTGTCAGCGTTGACCTGACCCAAACCGGCCTCAAACCCGGCATCCAGACCGTCAAGGTGATACTGGATTTGCATGGGGTGAAAAAGGAAATCCCGGCGGTGGTCGCCATTACCGAAGTGGGTAATACCGTGCAGGTTGCCAGCGTCGCCCCCGTCATACTGGACGCAGCAGAATTTGATCTGGCGGGCGGCCTCACCACCCTGCGGGAAATCGGCGCGGTTGCCAGCATCAGCAATGCCGTACCAGTTACCTTCTTCCTCAGCTTTGCGAAGCAGGACTAA
- a CDS encoding intermembrane transport protein PqiB: MSNGIGQPDVLPEVELHEQRWPSPVWLIPLAAIVIGLWLMLQAWYQKGPTITVQFTSAEGIEAGTTEVRYKAVTVGKLRKLRLSDDLKTIEAVLELNKEIGRHLGNDAKFWVVSPRVTRSGVSGLSTFFSGTYIGMDPGTNTDDQSFYKGEERPPVIAPTENGRRFFLMSNSLGSMDIGAPVFFKQLQVGEVIDYQLLQDRSQVRLEVFIRDPYYDFVHGNSRFWNASGAEFKMSAAGAEFRMESLASLLIGGVAFETPTSLTAGEISAEGATFPLYASYSDTQKEQFSQRLYYVMYFNGSVRGLTVGSPLEYQGIPVGQVENIDIRMNRESLDVRVPVLVSIQPQHFDSAITLPEAEEAMRKLVNKGLRAKLETASLLTGQKLITLSMEKEPEPAQIVKTQFYSEFPTTGSVFEDLPLMATDVMISLEDTLVGINKLVNSGKLDKAVDNLNGVLAEAEQAVKAAKQAIQQVDKATLPSVTQDVNKITLDLGKTLQKIQGSMTHIDQLTARNSPTQHQLEEMLEELTAASRSVRSLTETLQRQPASLLRGKTGE; encoded by the coding sequence ATGAGCAACGGGATTGGGCAGCCTGATGTCCTGCCGGAAGTGGAGCTGCACGAACAGCGCTGGCCGTCGCCGGTATGGCTGATTCCACTGGCCGCCATTGTGATCGGCTTGTGGCTGATGTTGCAGGCATGGTATCAGAAAGGCCCTACCATCACGGTGCAATTCACCAGCGCGGAAGGCATCGAAGCGGGCACGACTGAGGTGCGCTACAAGGCAGTGACGGTTGGCAAGTTGCGTAAACTGCGCCTCAGCGATGACCTGAAAACCATTGAGGCAGTGCTGGAGCTGAACAAGGAAATCGGCCGCCATCTGGGCAATGATGCCAAGTTCTGGGTGGTCAGCCCACGCGTCACCCGCTCTGGTGTGTCTGGTTTGAGCACTTTCTTTTCCGGCACGTATATCGGCATGGACCCAGGCACCAACACTGATGACCAGAGCTTTTATAAGGGCGAGGAACGCCCGCCAGTGATTGCGCCGACGGAAAATGGCAGGCGTTTTTTCCTCATGTCGAATTCGTTGGGGTCGATGGATATTGGCGCGCCGGTATTCTTCAAGCAATTGCAGGTTGGCGAAGTGATTGACTACCAGTTGTTGCAGGACAGAAGCCAGGTACGGCTGGAAGTGTTTATCCGCGACCCTTATTACGATTTCGTCCACGGCAACAGCCGTTTCTGGAACGCTAGCGGGGCAGAATTCAAGATGAGTGCGGCAGGGGCTGAGTTCCGCATGGAGTCGCTGGCATCACTGCTGATAGGGGGGGTTGCGTTTGAAACCCCAACATCCCTGACGGCGGGGGAAATCAGTGCAGAAGGTGCCACCTTCCCCCTGTATGCCAGCTACTCGGATACCCAGAAAGAGCAATTCAGCCAACGCCTGTATTACGTGATGTATTTCAACGGCTCGGTGCGTGGCCTGACCGTAGGTTCGCCGCTGGAATACCAGGGCATCCCGGTCGGTCAGGTGGAAAATATCGACATCCGCATGAACCGGGAATCCCTGGATGTGCGGGTTCCGGTGCTGGTATCCATCCAGCCGCAGCATTTTGATAGCGCCATCACCTTGCCGGAAGCGGAAGAGGCGATGCGGAAGCTGGTGAACAAAGGTCTGCGCGCCAAGCTGGAGACCGCCAGTTTGCTGACCGGTCAGAAGCTAATCACGCTGAGCATGGAAAAGGAACCGGAACCGGCGCAAATCGTCAAGACCCAGTTTTACAGCGAGTTCCCGACGACCGGTTCCGTGTTTGAAGACCTGCCGTTGATGGCAACCGATGTGATGATCAGCCTGGAAGATACCCTCGTTGGTATCAACAAACTGGTTAACAGCGGCAAGCTGGACAAGGCCGTGGATAACCTGAATGGCGTGTTGGCCGAAGCGGAACAGGCCGTCAAGGCTGCCAAGCAGGCCATCCAGCAGGTGGACAAGGCTACCCTGCCCAGCGTGACCCAGGATGTGAACAAGATTACGCTGGATCTGGGCAAAACCCTGCAAAAAATCCAGGGTTCCATGACGCATATTGACCAATTAACGGCGCGCAATTCACCTACCCAGCACCAGCTGGAGGAAATGCTGGAAGAGCTGACCGCTGCATCCCGTTCGGTGCGTAGCCTGACCGAAACCCTGCAACGCCAGCCAGCCTCGTTGTTGCGTGGGAAGACAGGAGAATGA
- a CDS encoding DUF302 domain-containing protein has translation MRVSNMLAGFVLGAVAVGVAGWLMMPSLMLKEHPSPFGVEETVEKISQNALAEGWVVSSVSPLNDSVKKHGGGDLPPVRLVNLCQPHHAFKILHPDDSKIVSVMMPCTISVYQKNDGKTYIGTMNAGLLGKMFGGVVAEVMGGPVATEQQKFIAFANQ, from the coding sequence ATGAGAGTGTCAAACATGTTGGCTGGTTTTGTGCTGGGAGCTGTGGCTGTCGGCGTGGCGGGATGGTTAATGATGCCAAGCCTGATGTTGAAGGAACACCCAAGCCCATTTGGGGTGGAAGAAACTGTCGAAAAGATCAGCCAGAATGCGCTTGCCGAAGGCTGGGTCGTGTCGAGTGTTTCCCCCTTAAACGACTCGGTGAAAAAACACGGTGGTGGTGATTTGCCCCCTGTGCGCCTTGTAAACCTTTGCCAACCCCATCATGCCTTCAAAATCCTGCATCCGGATGACAGCAAGATTGTGTCAGTCATGATGCCTTGTACCATCAGCGTCTACCAGAAAAATGACGGTAAAACCTATATTGGCACTATGAATGCCGGTTTGTTGGGGAAAATGTTTGGCGGGGTTGTCGCTGAGGTCATGGGTGGGCCGGTGGCTACGGAGCAGCAAAAGTTTATCGCTTTCGCTAACCAGTAG
- a CDS encoding PqiC family protein produces the protein MALLLTACSSTPTLYHTLAADTGNAEAAAAVSQRIKSLGVGPVKLPTLLDREGMVIRQDATTVEVSDTHLWGGQLEDEFLSALSQQLQWRLPATQVQTIPWEASQTPQYQVVVKLDQFDGTPGSKAVLRGLWQLEAGSDGKILVTEPVALERKTTQAGVEGVVKAQSTLVADLANQMVRALAAR, from the coding sequence TTGGCATTACTTTTAACCGCCTGTTCCAGTACCCCAACGCTGTACCACACCCTGGCGGCTGATACCGGCAATGCTGAAGCCGCCGCTGCCGTTTCCCAGCGCATCAAAAGCCTGGGCGTGGGGCCCGTCAAATTGCCGACCCTGCTGGATCGTGAAGGTATGGTCATCCGCCAGGACGCCACCACGGTGGAGGTTTCTGATACCCATCTGTGGGGCGGGCAACTGGAGGACGAATTTCTCAGCGCCCTTTCCCAGCAATTGCAGTGGCGTTTGCCTGCCACTCAAGTGCAAACCATTCCCTGGGAGGCCAGCCAGACCCCCCAGTATCAGGTAGTGGTGAAACTCGACCAGTTTGACGGCACGCCCGGCAGCAAGGCGGTGTTGCGTGGTTTGTGGCAGCTGGAGGCTGGCAGTGACGGTAAAATCCTCGTCACTGAACCAGTGGCGCTGGAACGCAAAACCACCCAGGCGGGCGTGGAAGGTGTCGTCAAGGCGCAAAGTACCTTGGTGGCTGATCTCGCCAACCAGATGGTTCGGGCGCTGGCGGCGCGTTAG